The stretch of DNA AAATTTTGTTTCAAACTTTCATTCACAGCTTCTTTAATCAAATTGGCTTCATCATTCAATTTAAAAGCATATTCAAACATCATTGCAGCAGATAATATTGTTCCTAGTGGATTTGCAATATTTTGTCCTGCTGCTTGAGGATAAGAACCATGAATAGGCTCAAAAACAGAAGTGTGCACACCCACTGAGGCAGATGGCATCAAGCCCATAGAGCCTGAAATCACTGAAGCTTCGTCAGTCAAAATATCACCAAACATATTTTCTGTTACCATTACATCAAACCCTTCAGGCCAGGTAATAATACGCATAGCGGCAGCATCTACAAACAAATATTCTGTTTCTACTTCTGGAAACTCTTTCTCAATTTCTTGAGCTACTTCACGCCACAAACGAGAGGTTTCCATTACGTTAGCTTTATCTACTACACATAATTTTTTACGTCGTTTCATAGCATATTCATATGCTAAACGTACAATGCGTTCTACTTCTTCTTTTGAATAAATACAAACATCATAAGCTACATTACCTTCTTCTTTTCTTCCTTTATCTCCAAAATAACTTCCTCCTGTTAGTTCACGAACACATACAAAATCGGCATTTTCAACTAATTCTTTCTTTAAAGGTGATTTATCTACCAAAGAAGGAAATACCGATGTGGGACGAATATTAGCATATAAACCCAAATCTTTTCGCATTTTCAATAAACCTTGCTCTGGACGTACTTTTGCAGAAGGATCATTATCAAACTTGGGATGACCAATGGCTCCAAAAAGCACCGCATCTGCTTGCATACACAACTCATGAGTTGATTTAGGATAAGGTTCTCCAACTTCATCAATGGCCGTGGCACCTACCAAGGCTTCTTGATAACTTAATTCGTGGCCAAACTTTTCAGCAATGACTTGAGTCACTTTTAAGGCTTCTTGGGTTACTTCTGGGCCTATTCCATCGCCTGGAA from Flavobacteriaceae bacterium UJ101 encodes:
- the leuB gene encoding 3-isopropylmalate dehydrogenase (Catalyzes the oxidation of 3-carboxy-2-hydroxy-4- methylpentanoate (3-isopropylmalate) to 3-carboxy-4-methyl-2- oxopentanoate. The product decarboxylates to 4-methyl-2 oxopentanoate; Belongs to the isocitrate and isopropylmalate dehydrogenases family. LeuB type 1 subfamily.; KEGG: dvu:DVU2985 3-isopropylmalate dehydrogenase), which encodes MKLNIAVLPGDGIGPEVTQEALKVTQVIAEKFGHELSYQEALVGATAIDEVGEPYPKSTHELCMQADAVLFGAIGHPKFDNDPSAKVRPEQGLLKMRKDLGLYANIRPTSVFPSLVDKSPLKKELVENADFVCVRELTGGSYFGDKGRKEEGNVAYDVCIYSKEEVERIVRLAYEYAMKRRKKLCVVDKANVMETSRLWREVAQEIEKEFPEVETEYLFVDAAAMRIITWPEGFDVMVTENMFGDILTDEASVISGSMGLMPSASVGVHTSVFEPIHGSYPQAAGQNIANPLGTILSAAMMFEYAFKLNDEANLIKEAVNESLKQNFVTVDLAGNGEKHTTSEVGEWIVNYIKNS